Proteins encoded in a region of the Leifsonia sp. PS1209 genome:
- a CDS encoding ABC transporter substrate-binding protein codes for MSRRILTVAAVVAAAALALTGCASGSGSTGSASTKADDAYVTPGKLTIATAEPAYSPWVIDDKPESGKGFEAAVAYAVADKLGFAKTDVTWVRTTFDQAIAPGPKTFDFNLQQFSITDERKKAVDFSSPYYETTQVVVTTGASPAAKATSLADLKKLSIGAQSATTSFTAAEKQIAPSGGVQAFNSNDDAKLALENKQVDAIVVDLPTAFYLRDAELKDGKIVGQLPKASGQDGDQFGLVLAKGSPLTTKVTAAVDALRTDGTLDTLAAKWLATDGNAPVLK; via the coding sequence ATGTCCCGCCGCATCCTCACCGTCGCCGCCGTCGTCGCGGCCGCAGCGCTCGCCCTCACCGGATGCGCGTCCGGCTCCGGATCCACCGGCTCGGCAAGCACGAAGGCCGACGACGCGTACGTCACGCCCGGCAAGCTCACCATCGCCACGGCGGAGCCCGCATACTCGCCGTGGGTGATCGACGACAAGCCGGAGTCCGGCAAGGGCTTCGAGGCCGCCGTCGCGTACGCGGTCGCGGACAAGCTCGGCTTCGCGAAGACCGACGTCACCTGGGTGCGCACCACGTTCGACCAGGCCATCGCCCCCGGACCGAAGACCTTCGACTTCAACCTGCAGCAGTTCTCCATCACCGACGAGCGCAAGAAGGCCGTCGACTTCTCCTCTCCGTACTACGAGACCACGCAGGTGGTCGTCACCACCGGCGCCTCCCCCGCGGCGAAGGCGACCTCACTCGCCGACCTCAAGAAGCTCTCCATCGGCGCCCAGTCGGCCACCACCAGCTTCACGGCGGCGGAGAAGCAGATCGCGCCCTCCGGCGGCGTGCAGGCGTTCAACTCCAACGACGACGCCAAGCTCGCCCTGGAGAACAAGCAGGTGGATGCGATCGTCGTCGACCTGCCGACCGCCTTCTACCTGCGCGACGCCGAGTTGAAGGACGGGAAGATCGTCGGTCAGCTGCCGAAGGCGTCCGGACAGGACGGCGACCAGTTCGGTCTGGTGCTCGCCAAGGGCAGCCCGCTCACCACGAAGGTGACGGCCGCGGTCGACGCGCTGCGCACCGACGGAACCCTGGACACGCTGGCCGCCAAGTGGCTCGCCACCGACGGCAACGCCCCGGTGCTGAAGTAG
- a CDS encoding Dyp-type peroxidase has protein sequence MTSDTGDHAWQRVPIDAQSVDAPLSRSAVFLVVSVADSDEAFSTVKDVLSDLSGLVKTVGFRDLNAHLSCNVAIGAGIWTRLTGRGLPRELHPFTEIRGPVHTAVSTPGDLLFHIRAERGDFTFEFERLLLGALGDSVQVVDEVTGFRYFDSRDLLGFVDGTANPADGEMASSTLVGDEDPEFAGGSYVVVQKYLHDLTKWGALPTPAQEGVIGRTKLDNVELDDAEYGQKSHKTLATITDEAGVEHDILRDNMPFGRVGHGEFGTYFIGYSRALWVIERMLQRMFVGDPEGSYDRILDFSTAATGTTFFAPPRAILNALGD, from the coding sequence ATGACCTCCGACACCGGCGACCACGCCTGGCAGCGCGTCCCGATCGACGCCCAGAGCGTCGATGCCCCGCTCTCCCGTTCCGCCGTTTTCCTCGTGGTGTCCGTCGCGGACTCCGACGAGGCCTTCTCCACGGTGAAGGACGTGCTCTCCGACCTGTCCGGCCTGGTCAAGACGGTCGGCTTCCGCGACCTGAACGCCCACCTCTCCTGCAACGTCGCGATCGGCGCGGGCATCTGGACGAGGCTCACCGGGCGCGGTCTCCCCCGCGAGCTGCACCCGTTCACCGAGATCCGCGGACCGGTGCACACCGCCGTTTCCACCCCGGGCGACCTGCTGTTCCACATCAGGGCGGAGCGCGGCGACTTCACCTTCGAGTTCGAGCGGCTGCTGCTGGGCGCCCTCGGCGACAGCGTCCAGGTGGTCGACGAGGTCACCGGCTTCCGCTACTTCGACTCCCGCGACCTGCTGGGATTCGTGGACGGCACCGCGAACCCCGCCGACGGGGAGATGGCGTCGTCGACGCTCGTCGGAGACGAGGACCCCGAGTTCGCAGGAGGCAGCTACGTCGTGGTGCAGAAGTACCTGCACGACCTCACGAAGTGGGGAGCACTGCCGACACCGGCCCAGGAGGGGGTGATCGGCCGCACCAAGCTCGACAACGTGGAACTGGACGACGCCGAGTACGGCCAGAAGTCCCACAAGACCCTCGCCACGATCACCGACGAGGCGGGCGTCGAGCACGACATCCTGCGCGACAACATGCCGTTCGGCCGGGTCGGGCACGGCGAGTTCGGCACGTACTTCATCGGGTACTCGCGCGCCCTGTGGGTGATCGAGCGGATGCTGCAGCGGATGTTCGTCGGAGACCCGGAGGGCAGCTACGACCGCATCCTGGACTTCTCCACGGCGGCGACGGGAACCACGTTCTTCGCGCCGCCCCGCGCCATCCTGAACGCGCTGGGCGACTGA
- a CDS encoding glycine betaine/L-proline ABC transporter ATP-binding protein, producing MSESAAVEARNLYKVFGRKPGDVVRRLQGGATRDEVAGSGTAAVIDASFSVRPGEIFVVMGLSGSGKSTLIRLLNGLLEPTAGEVAVMGTTITGLPPKKLRDVRQKHISMVFQHFALLPHRTVLDNLAYGLEVQGVPIAERRAKAETVLDLVGLSGWGDKLPGELSGGMQQRVGLGRALAADTDVLLMDEAFSALDPLIRREMQEQLLELQSQLGKTIVFITHDLNEAMFLGDRIAVMRDGRVVQIGTPEEILTDPANDYVESFVQDVDRARVLTAASVMEPVRALVTVAAGPRAAVRTMRDLQTSAAFVVGHGRRLLGAVRDRDVMRQVRDGQSDLSAVIDDGIASVSRDEVLSELVELSVGSDLPLAVVDDNQRLLGVIPRVTLLAALGNVTSETTEIPIIVEPRATIPVDVMNQTLLETAPGVGAREGGEPELEEVR from the coding sequence GTGAGCGAATCTGCCGCCGTCGAAGCGCGCAATCTGTACAAAGTGTTCGGACGTAAACCCGGCGACGTCGTTCGCCGGCTGCAGGGCGGGGCGACCCGCGACGAGGTCGCAGGCTCGGGAACCGCAGCGGTGATCGACGCGAGCTTCTCCGTGCGCCCCGGCGAGATCTTCGTGGTCATGGGTCTGTCCGGTTCGGGCAAGTCCACGCTGATCCGCCTGCTGAACGGGCTCCTCGAGCCGACCGCCGGCGAGGTGGCGGTGATGGGCACGACGATCACGGGCCTGCCGCCCAAGAAGCTCCGGGATGTGCGGCAGAAGCACATCTCGATGGTGTTCCAGCACTTCGCCCTCCTCCCGCACCGCACCGTGCTCGACAACCTCGCATACGGCCTCGAAGTGCAGGGCGTTCCGATCGCGGAGCGCCGCGCCAAGGCGGAGACCGTGCTCGACCTCGTCGGGCTGTCCGGCTGGGGCGACAAGCTCCCCGGAGAGCTCTCCGGAGGTATGCAGCAGCGCGTCGGCCTCGGCAGGGCACTGGCGGCAGACACCGACGTGCTCCTGATGGACGAGGCGTTCTCCGCACTCGACCCGCTCATCCGGCGCGAGATGCAGGAGCAGCTGCTCGAACTGCAGAGCCAGCTCGGCAAGACCATCGTGTTCATCACCCACGACCTCAACGAGGCGATGTTCCTCGGGGACAGGATCGCGGTGATGCGCGACGGTCGCGTCGTGCAGATCGGAACGCCGGAGGAGATCCTCACCGACCCGGCCAACGACTACGTCGAGAGCTTCGTGCAGGATGTGGACCGTGCCCGCGTGCTGACGGCGGCGAGCGTGATGGAGCCCGTGCGCGCGCTCGTCACCGTGGCCGCTGGACCGCGCGCCGCGGTGCGCACCATGCGCGACCTGCAGACCTCCGCCGCCTTCGTGGTCGGCCACGGACGCCGCCTGCTCGGCGCCGTGCGCGACCGCGACGTGATGCGCCAGGTGCGCGACGGCCAGTCCGACCTCTCCGCGGTGATCGACGACGGCATCGCGTCCGTCTCCCGCGACGAGGTGCTGAGCGAGCTGGTCGAGCTGTCCGTCGGCAGCGACCTGCCGCTCGCGGTTGTCGACGACAACCAGCGCCTTCTCGGCGTCATCCCGCGGGTGACCCTGCTCGCGGCGCTCGGCAACGTCACCAGCGAGACCACCGAGATCCCGATCATCGTCGAGCCCAGGGCGACCATCCCGGTCGACGTGATGAACCAGACACTGCTCGAGACCGCGCCGGGGGTCGGCGCGCGAGAAGGCGGAGAGCCTGAGCTCGAGGAGGTGCGCTGA
- a CDS encoding ABC transporter permease/substrate binding protein: MDVRLPLGDWATSAVDFVTEFFGPVFDVIRTVFTALYTGMDWLLQTPPFWGIILIFAVLAVWLRGWVFGAGTVVGLLVIAGIDQWTNAMDTLALVLVAAAIAVALSVPLGILAARSKTASAIIRPVLDFMQTMPAFVYLIPALILFRVGVVPGIVATIIFAMAPGVRLTELGIRGVDSEIVEAGRAFGSSPRRILRQIQLPLAMPSILAGVNQVIMLSLSMVVIAGMVGAGGLGRDIVQALSRVDVGLGFEAGLSVVIIAIILDRLTASVGAARKRMPKRALAALGAAALVAVGGTSIAAVSQADASKGEIKVAVFNGWPEGEAVSYLWKHVLEEKGYDVTFEYADAGPAFAGLSTGDYDVAFDGWLPTTHEAYLKKYGDSLVDLGAWNNEAKLTIAVNKDAPIDSLDQLAAHADEFGNRLVGIEPGAGLTEATQKKVIPEYGLGGLDFTTSSTPAMLAELTSAMKSKDNIAVTLWRPHWAYDQFDLKDLKDPKNTLGTAESLHSIASTDFEKKYPEVAGWVKSFKLDSKLLYSLENDMFNGAKTDDYDPIVTKWMTEHQEYVDTLTK; the protein is encoded by the coding sequence ATGGATGTACGACTTCCCCTCGGCGACTGGGCGACCAGCGCCGTCGACTTCGTCACCGAGTTCTTCGGCCCCGTGTTCGATGTGATCCGCACGGTCTTCACCGCGCTGTACACCGGGATGGACTGGCTGCTGCAGACGCCTCCGTTCTGGGGCATCATCCTGATCTTCGCGGTGCTCGCCGTCTGGCTGCGCGGCTGGGTGTTCGGTGCGGGAACGGTGGTCGGGCTGCTCGTCATCGCCGGGATCGACCAGTGGACGAACGCGATGGACACCCTCGCGCTCGTGCTCGTCGCCGCGGCCATCGCCGTCGCGCTGAGCGTCCCGCTCGGCATCCTGGCAGCGCGGTCGAAGACGGCGTCGGCGATCATCCGTCCCGTGCTCGACTTCATGCAGACCATGCCGGCGTTCGTGTACCTCATCCCGGCCCTCATCCTGTTCCGGGTGGGTGTCGTGCCCGGCATCGTCGCGACGATCATCTTCGCGATGGCTCCCGGCGTGCGGCTCACGGAGCTGGGCATCCGCGGCGTCGACAGCGAGATCGTCGAGGCCGGGCGGGCGTTCGGCTCGTCGCCCCGGCGCATCCTCCGCCAGATCCAGTTGCCGCTCGCCATGCCGTCGATCCTCGCCGGGGTGAACCAGGTGATCATGCTGTCGCTCTCGATGGTCGTCATCGCCGGAATGGTCGGCGCAGGCGGTCTCGGCCGCGACATCGTCCAGGCGCTCAGCCGGGTGGATGTGGGCCTCGGCTTCGAGGCCGGACTCTCCGTGGTCATCATCGCGATCATCCTGGATCGGCTCACGGCCTCCGTGGGGGCGGCCCGCAAGCGGATGCCGAAGCGCGCGCTGGCGGCCCTCGGGGCAGCAGCCCTCGTGGCCGTCGGCGGCACCAGCATCGCCGCCGTCTCGCAGGCGGACGCGTCGAAGGGCGAGATCAAGGTCGCCGTCTTCAACGGCTGGCCGGAGGGCGAGGCGGTGTCCTACCTCTGGAAGCACGTGCTGGAGGAGAAGGGCTACGACGTGACGTTCGAGTACGCCGACGCCGGCCCAGCGTTCGCCGGTCTCAGCACGGGCGACTACGACGTGGCGTTCGACGGTTGGCTGCCCACCACGCACGAGGCGTACCTGAAGAAGTACGGAGACTCGCTCGTCGACCTCGGCGCCTGGAACAACGAGGCCAAGCTCACCATCGCGGTGAACAAGGACGCCCCCATCGACTCGCTCGACCAGCTCGCGGCGCACGCCGACGAGTTCGGCAACCGGCTGGTCGGCATCGAGCCGGGCGCCGGGCTCACCGAGGCGACGCAGAAGAAGGTCATCCCGGAGTACGGCCTCGGCGGTCTCGACTTCACGACGTCGTCGACCCCGGCGATGCTCGCCGAGCTGACCAGCGCGATGAAGAGCAAGGACAACATCGCCGTCACCCTGTGGCGACCGCACTGGGCGTACGACCAGTTCGACCTGAAGGATCTGAAGGACCCGAAGAACACGCTCGGGACGGCGGAATCCCTGCACTCGATCGCCAGCACGGACTTCGAGAAGAAGTACCCCGAGGTGGCCGGCTGGGTGAAGTCCTTCAAACTCGACTCGAAGCTTCTCTACTCGCTCGAGAACGACATGTTCAACGGCGCGAAGACGGACGACTACGACCCCATCGTCACGAAGTGGATGACGGAGCACCAGGAGTACGTCGACACGCTCACGAAGTGA
- a CDS encoding metal-dependent hydrolase, with amino-acid sequence MSFPLAHPVDTTRIDADTIVTYPDGDLTSTGTVLIAQPVGDGRTAIVLDRTAFHAVDPVWPDQPADDGTLSVDGVVHPVVGAVVGAIDGENLFVGDVPVRTGTEGWAFVVCHVVEDADGLTPGTPVTVTVDPALRRALSAGHTGCHLASLALNAALAGLWSKEVQLDGRGSPNFDQLAITESRILPDGSLDTYRIGKSLRKKGFQAAELAGALDTVEAAANELLAGWLATGAAVSIARDGDGLGERRTWRCDLPDGTVEIPCGGTHLRSLSELASVTVDLDLHEMEGALELRMRTAATLSAAGTAEPPRAH; translated from the coding sequence ATGAGCTTTCCTCTCGCCCATCCCGTCGACACCACCAGGATCGACGCGGACACCATCGTCACGTACCCGGACGGCGACCTGACCTCGACCGGCACTGTGCTCATCGCGCAGCCGGTCGGGGACGGCCGCACCGCGATCGTCCTCGACAGGACGGCGTTCCACGCCGTCGACCCGGTCTGGCCGGACCAGCCCGCCGATGACGGCACGCTGTCGGTGGACGGTGTCGTGCATCCCGTGGTCGGCGCGGTGGTCGGCGCGATCGACGGAGAGAACCTGTTCGTGGGCGACGTCCCGGTGCGGACGGGCACGGAGGGCTGGGCGTTCGTCGTCTGCCATGTCGTGGAGGACGCGGACGGGCTCACCCCGGGCACGCCGGTGACCGTCACCGTCGACCCCGCTCTGCGCCGCGCGCTCTCCGCCGGGCACACCGGCTGCCACCTGGCGTCGCTGGCGCTCAACGCGGCGCTGGCCGGGCTGTGGAGCAAAGAGGTGCAGCTCGACGGCAGGGGCAGCCCCAACTTCGACCAGCTCGCGATTACCGAGTCGCGCATCCTGCCGGACGGCTCGCTCGACACGTACCGCATCGGCAAGAGCCTGCGGAAGAAGGGGTTCCAGGCCGCAGAGCTCGCCGGAGCGCTGGACACCGTGGAGGCCGCAGCCAACGAGCTGCTGGCCGGATGGCTGGCGACCGGAGCCGCGGTGTCGATCGCGCGCGACGGAGACGGCCTGGGGGAGCGGCGCACTTGGCGCTGCGACCTCCCGGATGGCACCGTCGAGATCCCGTGCGGAGGAACGCACCTGCGCTCGCTCTCCGAACTGGCGTCGGTGACGGTCGACCTCGACCTCCACGAGATGGAAGGTGCGCTCGAACTCCGGATGCGCACCGCCGCGACACTCAGTGCGGCAGGAACGGCAGAGCCACCGCGAGCGCACTGA
- a CDS encoding nuclease-related domain-containing protein, whose translation MDNSGRMRDRVAGYAVMEQVVRLHGDVPPRSAVARAFGVRPLSAGTRPWFDGALGEREVGAMLDRLPDGWTVFHALPVGNGDADIDHLVVGPGGVFVVNTKNHQGAEVWVGERAVLVNGAKKPYLRNSELEASRIRQVLATAGLVAPVNAVVAVLGAKKLTVRQQPARVAVLAAGGLNRWLTRRPAGVDKATVDAIVRIVDDPATWRAVHGPSGAGSATVERFDAIAREDRAARVVRLGWLLAVALSALAVALPFLPH comes from the coding sequence GTGGACAACAGTGGACGGATGCGCGACAGGGTCGCCGGATACGCGGTGATGGAGCAGGTCGTCCGGTTGCACGGCGACGTCCCTCCCCGGTCTGCCGTCGCCCGCGCGTTCGGCGTCCGCCCGCTCAGCGCCGGCACCCGCCCCTGGTTCGACGGCGCGCTCGGCGAGCGCGAGGTGGGGGCGATGCTCGACCGCCTGCCGGACGGCTGGACCGTCTTCCACGCGCTGCCCGTCGGAAACGGGGATGCGGACATCGACCATCTCGTCGTCGGCCCCGGCGGCGTGTTCGTCGTGAACACCAAGAACCACCAGGGTGCTGAGGTGTGGGTCGGCGAGCGCGCCGTGCTCGTGAACGGGGCGAAGAAGCCGTACCTGCGCAACTCCGAGCTGGAGGCGTCGCGCATCCGGCAGGTACTCGCCACCGCGGGCCTGGTCGCCCCGGTGAACGCCGTGGTCGCGGTGCTGGGCGCGAAGAAGCTGACCGTGCGTCAGCAGCCGGCCAGGGTCGCCGTGCTCGCCGCCGGCGGACTGAACCGCTGGCTCACCCGGCGTCCGGCCGGCGTCGATAAGGCGACCGTGGATGCGATCGTGCGCATCGTCGACGACCCCGCCACCTGGCGAGCGGTACACGGCCCGTCCGGCGCAGGCTCGGCCACCGTCGAGCGGTTCGACGCCATCGCCCGCGAGGACAGGGCGGCGCGCGTCGTCCGGCTGGGCTGGCTGCTCGCGGTCGCGCTCAGTGCGCTCGCGGTGGCTCTGCCGTTCCTGCCGCACTGA
- a CDS encoding deoxyribodipyrimidine photo-lyase, with the protein MSEQHAAASGSRPAVVWFRDDLRVADNPALTAAAGSGMPVVCVYVLDDESPGVRAPGGASRWWLHHSLTALSAALDALGGSLTIRRGPAERVIGDLLAETDAAAVFWNRRYGEAERTVDEAIKTQARDDGREASSFGANLLFEPWTIRTGSGTPFSVYTPFWRACLASPEPRKPMDAPGSIAGAPPLDGLTVADLGLLPTHPDWSAGLQETWEPGEDAAHEALARFLDEDVAAYKADRDTPGIDATSRLSPRLRWGELSPHQVWHATAAARTRTNAEGAATFLSELGWREFAYHTLFQRPALATENIRSEFDAFPWPRLHPTALRAWEQGRTGIPLVDAGMRELWHTGTMHNRVRMVVASFLIKNLLIDWRLGEQWFWDTLVDADPASNPFNWQWVAGSGADAAPYFRVFNPELQREKFDTHGDYVRRWVPEWQTDAYPEPIVDLAETRRAALAAYDVVKGR; encoded by the coding sequence GTGAGCGAGCAGCACGCCGCAGCGTCCGGATCCCGCCCGGCGGTCGTCTGGTTCCGTGACGACCTCCGGGTCGCAGACAATCCGGCACTGACGGCCGCCGCCGGCAGCGGGATGCCCGTCGTCTGCGTCTACGTGCTCGACGACGAGTCGCCCGGCGTGCGAGCGCCGGGCGGCGCGTCCCGGTGGTGGCTGCACCACAGTCTCACCGCGCTCTCCGCAGCACTGGATGCGCTCGGCGGCTCCCTGACGATCCGCCGCGGCCCGGCCGAACGCGTCATCGGCGACCTGCTCGCCGAGACCGACGCCGCCGCCGTGTTCTGGAACAGGCGGTACGGCGAGGCGGAGCGCACGGTCGACGAAGCCATCAAGACGCAGGCCAGGGACGACGGACGCGAGGCGTCCAGCTTCGGCGCGAACCTGCTCTTCGAACCGTGGACCATTCGGACGGGCTCCGGCACGCCGTTCTCCGTCTACACCCCGTTCTGGCGCGCCTGCCTCGCCTCGCCAGAGCCGCGCAAGCCGATGGATGCGCCCGGGAGCATCGCGGGCGCTCCCCCGCTGGACGGCCTCACGGTCGCCGACCTCGGGCTCCTGCCGACGCATCCCGACTGGTCGGCCGGCCTGCAGGAGACCTGGGAGCCGGGAGAGGACGCCGCGCACGAGGCCCTCGCGCGCTTCCTGGACGAGGACGTCGCCGCATACAAGGCGGACAGGGACACCCCGGGGATCGACGCCACCTCACGGCTGTCGCCGCGCCTCCGCTGGGGCGAGCTCAGCCCGCACCAGGTCTGGCACGCCACCGCCGCCGCGCGCACCCGCACGAACGCGGAGGGCGCGGCCACCTTCCTCTCCGAGCTGGGCTGGCGCGAGTTCGCGTACCACACGCTGTTCCAGCGGCCGGCGCTGGCGACGGAGAACATCCGCAGCGAGTTCGACGCCTTCCCCTGGCCGCGCCTGCACCCGACGGCGCTGCGCGCCTGGGAGCAGGGCCGCACCGGCATCCCGCTGGTCGACGCCGGGATGCGGGAGCTCTGGCACACCGGCACGATGCACAACAGGGTGCGCATGGTCGTCGCGTCGTTCCTGATCAAGAACCTGCTGATCGACTGGCGGCTGGGCGAGCAGTGGTTCTGGGACACGCTGGTCGACGCCGACCCGGCCAGCAACCCGTTCAACTGGCAGTGGGTCGCGGGAAGCGGGGCGGACGCCGCACCGTACTTCCGCGTGTTCAACCCCGAGCTGCAGCGCGAGAAGTTCGACACACACGGCGACTACGTGCGCCGCTGGGTGCCGGAGTGGCAGACGGACGCGTATCCGGAGCCGATCGTCGACCTCGCGGAGACGAGGAGGGCGGCCCTCGCCGCCTACGACGTGGTGAAGGGGCGCTGA
- a CDS encoding MBL fold metallo-hydrolase, with protein sequence MRLTKFEHAALLLEESGKKLFVDPGSLTSPLTDTNSTVGVVITHEHADHWTPEQLNRILDLNPDVPIFAPQGVAAAAPDFAITVVHPGDTVEAGPFTLRFFGGRHAVIHESIPVVDNVGVLINDVLYYPGDSFTIPEGVDVDVLATPAGAPWLKIAETIDFVLAVKPKRSFPTHEMVLSRGGKDMANARIKWATEQNGGEFFPLEPNDTLDL encoded by the coding sequence ATGAGACTGACGAAGTTCGAACACGCCGCCCTGCTCCTCGAAGAGTCCGGAAAGAAGCTGTTCGTCGACCCGGGAAGCCTGACCTCTCCGCTCACCGACACCAACAGCACCGTCGGCGTCGTGATCACCCACGAGCACGCCGACCACTGGACCCCCGAGCAGCTGAACCGCATCCTCGACCTCAACCCGGATGTGCCGATCTTCGCCCCGCAGGGCGTCGCCGCCGCAGCCCCCGACTTCGCCATCACCGTCGTGCACCCCGGAGACACCGTCGAGGCCGGGCCGTTCACGCTGCGCTTCTTCGGTGGCCGCCACGCTGTCATCCACGAGAGCATCCCGGTCGTCGACAACGTCGGCGTGCTCATCAACGACGTGCTCTACTACCCGGGCGACTCGTTCACCATCCCGGAGGGCGTCGACGTGGATGTGCTCGCCACCCCGGCCGGCGCCCCCTGGCTGAAGATCGCGGAGACCATCGACTTCGTGCTCGCCGTCAAGCCCAAGCGCAGCTTCCCGACCCACGAGATGGTGCTCTCCCGCGGAGGCAAGGACATGGCGAACGCCCGCATCAAGTGGGCGACGGAGCAGAACGGCGGCGAGTTCTTCCCGCTGGAGCCCAACGACACGCTCGACCTCTGA
- a CDS encoding copper-translocating P-type ATPase, whose protein sequence is MNETTTNQTHQPHDAHDHGAHEHSGHGGAADDHSAHDHGGHDQGGHDHGAHAGHDPAIFRRKFWLTLVLTIPTLVFSPGLQEILGLGGPRFPGSQYIPAVFGVAIFFYGGLVFLRGAVTELRSRQPGMMTLISLAIVVAFGYSLAVTFGLPGMDFWWELATLILIMLLGHWIEMSAVMGAQDALGQLAKLLPDQAERVGDGSTSELVPVSALAVGDLVRVRPGAAVPVDGEIVDGRSDVDESLLTGESKPVTRGVGEQVVAGSISGSGSLVVRVTKTGGDTALAGIMRLVSDAQASKSGTQILADRAAGLLFYVALAAASLTLVVWAILRPDEPGFVLERVVTVLVIACPHALGLAIPLVAQISTAIGAKNGLLIRDRHAMEDARLIDVVLFDKTGTLTEGRQGVASVEATDGDVDALLALAASAEAPAEHPIARAIVAEAQQGRLTVSAAADFEALGGRGATATVDGVAVTVGAPRLLAERGLTPDAAVAEAARAAEAEGQTVVYVLHGDGADGAAGMQVAGMIALADVVRPESEEAVRILHSRGVRVAMLTGDSRAVGEAVAARLGIDEVFAEVLPGDKAGTVAQLQQGGAKVAMVGDGVNDAPALAQADVGIAIGAGTDVAIESAGIVLASSDPRGVARVITLSRATYRKMLQNLAWAAGYNVIALPLAAGVATGIGVVVSPAFGAVLMSVSTIVVALNAQLLRRVRL, encoded by the coding sequence ATGAACGAGACGACGACGAATCAGACGCACCAGCCACACGACGCGCACGATCACGGGGCGCACGAGCACTCGGGTCACGGCGGCGCGGCCGACGATCACTCGGCGCACGACCACGGCGGTCACGACCAGGGCGGTCACGATCACGGCGCCCACGCCGGGCACGATCCGGCGATCTTCCGGCGCAAGTTCTGGCTGACCCTGGTCCTCACCATCCCCACTCTGGTGTTCTCGCCCGGCCTGCAGGAGATCCTCGGGCTCGGCGGACCCCGGTTCCCCGGCAGCCAGTACATCCCCGCGGTCTTCGGCGTCGCCATCTTCTTCTACGGCGGCCTCGTCTTCCTGCGCGGAGCCGTCACCGAGCTGCGGAGCCGCCAGCCCGGCATGATGACCCTCATCTCGCTGGCCATCGTCGTCGCGTTCGGCTACAGCCTCGCCGTCACGTTCGGCCTGCCCGGCATGGACTTCTGGTGGGAGCTCGCCACCCTCATCCTGATCATGCTGCTCGGCCACTGGATCGAGATGTCGGCGGTGATGGGCGCCCAGGATGCGCTGGGCCAGCTCGCGAAGCTCCTGCCCGACCAGGCGGAGCGGGTGGGCGACGGGTCCACGTCCGAGCTCGTACCCGTCAGTGCGCTCGCCGTCGGCGACCTCGTGCGCGTCCGCCCCGGCGCCGCGGTGCCCGTGGACGGGGAGATCGTCGACGGACGGTCCGACGTGGACGAATCGCTTCTCACCGGCGAGTCGAAGCCGGTCACCCGCGGAGTGGGCGAGCAGGTGGTCGCCGGTTCCATCTCCGGCAGCGGGTCACTCGTGGTCCGGGTGACGAAGACCGGGGGAGACACCGCGCTCGCCGGGATCATGCGCCTCGTCTCCGACGCGCAGGCCAGCAAGTCCGGCACGCAGATCCTCGCCGACCGCGCGGCCGGGCTGCTGTTCTACGTGGCGCTCGCCGCCGCATCCCTCACCCTGGTCGTGTGGGCGATCCTGCGGCCGGACGAGCCCGGCTTCGTGCTCGAACGCGTCGTGACCGTGCTCGTCATCGCCTGCCCCCACGCCCTCGGCCTGGCCATTCCGCTGGTCGCCCAGATCTCCACGGCGATCGGCGCGAAGAACGGCCTGCTGATCCGCGACAGGCACGCGATGGAGGACGCCCGCCTGATCGACGTCGTCCTGTTCGACAAGACCGGGACGCTCACCGAGGGCCGCCAGGGCGTCGCGTCCGTGGAGGCCACCGACGGGGACGTGGATGCGCTGCTCGCGCTGGCCGCGTCGGCCGAGGCACCGGCCGAGCATCCCATCGCCCGGGCGATCGTCGCCGAGGCGCAGCAGGGCAGGCTCACCGTCTCCGCCGCTGCGGACTTCGAGGCGCTGGGCGGTCGGGGAGCGACGGCGACGGTCGACGGTGTCGCCGTGACCGTCGGGGCACCGAGACTGCTCGCCGAGCGGGGGCTGACGCCCGACGCTGCGGTTGCCGAGGCCGCGCGTGCGGCGGAGGCGGAGGGACAGACCGTGGTGTACGTGCTGCACGGGGATGGTGCGGATGGCGCCGCCGGGATGCAGGTGGCCGGGATGATCGCGCTCGCGGACGTCGTGCGGCCCGAGTCGGAGGAGGCGGTGCGCATCCTGCACAGCCGCGGAGTGCGCGTCGCGATGCTGACCGGCGACTCGCGGGCCGTGGGCGAGGCCGTCGCCGCCCGGCTGGGCATCGACGAGGTGTTCGCCGAGGTGCTGCCCGGCGACAAGGCGGGCACCGTCGCGCAGTTGCAGCAGGGCGGCGCGAAGGTGGCGATGGTCGGCGACGGCGTCAACGACGCTCCCGCGCTCGCACAGGCGGACGTCGGCATCGCGATCGGCGCGGGCACGGACGTGGCGATCGAGTCGGCCGGGATCGTGCTCGCGTCGAGCGACCCGCGCGGCGTCGCCAGGGTCATCACGCTGTCGAGGGCCACCTACCGCAAGATGCTGCAGAACCTCGCCTGGGCCGCCGGGTACAACGTGATCGCGCTGCCGCTCGCGGCGGGCGTGGCGACCGGAATCGGCGTGGTCGTGTCTCCCGCGTTCGGCGCCGTGCTGATGTCGGTGTCCACCATCGTGGTGGCCCTGAACGCGCAACTGCTGCGGCGCGTGCGCCTCTAG